The Alosa sapidissima isolate fAloSap1 chromosome 5, fAloSap1.pri, whole genome shotgun sequence genome has a window encoding:
- the LOC121708573 gene encoding high affinity cGMP-specific 3',5'-cyclic phosphodiesterase 9A isoform X1 yields the protein MGSASSSYRPRALYLDVDGKMQKVIFSQHCSPYDIRELLCTSSNIARNTAISLVDPEGAMVSIYPTMPTNSPNCLYKVVPQATSQVGEKEDMFQNVLAQVAEQFSRAFRINELKAEVTNRLAMLEKRVELEGLKVLEIEKCKNDLRRLRDEMTSRGGGRMNCACKYNFSDDAKKLSPRRDVPSYPKYTLSQETIEALKKPTFDVWHWEHNEMLSCLEYMYHDLGLVKEFNMNPITLKRWLLSIQEHYRENPFHNFRHCFCVSQMMYGMIHLTNLLETLTMTDMCILMTAAVCHDLDHPGYNNTYQINAHTELAVRYNDISPLENHHCAVAFQILSLPECNIFSNTEPEAFKQIRQAIITLILATDMARHGEILDSFKKKVDNFDFTNEEHVKCLKMVLIKCCDISNEVRPTEVAEPWVDCLLEEYFMQSDREKSEGLPVAPFMDRDKVTKPTAQIGFIKFVLIPMFETVMKLFPQIEEIMVQPLRDSRDHYEELKTIDDAMTEVAQKKKSDSMPLGGKKK from the exons ATGGGCTCCGCTTCCTCATCATATCGTCCACGAGCTCTCTACCTTGACGTAGATGGCAAAATGCAGAAG GTGATTTTTAGTCAACATTGCAGCCCTTATGATATCAGAGAACTTCTTTGTACTTCATCAAACATTGCAAG GAACACAGCCATATCACTAGTTGATCCAGAAGGGGCCATGGTTTCTATCTATCCCACCATGCCAACCAACTCTCCCAA TTGTTTATATAAAGTAGTGCCACAGGCCACAAGTCAAGTCGGAG AGAAAGAAGATATGTTCCAGAACGTCTTGGCTCAGGTGGCAGAGCAATTCAGCAG GGCCTTCAGGATCAATGAACTGAAAGCAGAAGTCACAAACCGATTGGCCATGCTTGAGAAGAGAGTTGAGT TGGAAGGCCTAAAGGTGCTTGAGATTGAGAAATGCAAGAATGACCTCAGGAGGCTACGAGATGAAATGACTTCAAGGGGAGGGGGAAG AATGAATTGTGCCTGTAAATACAACTTCTCCGATGACGCCAAAAAACTGTCTCCCAGGCGTGACGTTCCGAGCTATCCAAAG TACACGCTATCTCAAGAGACTATTGAGGCTCTGAAGAAACCCACATTTGACGTCTGGCACTGGGAGCATAATGAG ATGCTAAGCTGTCTAGAGTACATGTACCATGACCTGGGGCTGGTGAAAGAGTTTAACATGAATCCAATCACACTGAAAAGATGGCTG CTGAGTATTCAGGAGCATTATCGTGAAAACCCCTTCCATAACTTCCGCCACTGTTTCTGCGTTAGCCAGATGATGTATGGAATGATTCATCTCACTAACCTTCTG GAAACACTCACAATGACAGACATGTGCATCCTCATGACAGCAGCAGTCTGCCATGATCTAGACCACCCAGGATACAATAACAC ATATCAGATCAATGCACACACTGAGCTGGCTGTGCGCTACAATGACATCTCCCCTCTGGAGAACCATCACTGTGCAGTGGCTTTCCAGATCCTCTCACTGCCCGAGTGCAACATATTTTCCAACACCGAGCCAGAGGCTTTCAAGCAGATACGACAG GCTATAATTACTCTCATATTGGCCACTGATATGGCGAGGCATGGGGAGATACTTGATTCGTTTAAAAAGAAAGTGGATAACTTTGATTTCACCAATGAGGAGCATGTCAAATGT CTGAAGATGGTTTTGATAAAGTGCTGTGACATCTCAAATGAAGTCAGGCCAACTGAAGTAGCTGAGCCATGGGTGGACTGTTTGCTTGAAGAATACTTTATGCAG agtgacagagagaaatcTGAAGGGCTTCCAGTTGCTCCCTTCATGGACCGGGACAAGGTGACCAAACCCACCGCGCAGATCGGTTTCATCAAGTTTGTCTTGATACCCATGTTCGAGACAGTCATGAAG CTCTTCCCTCAGATTGAGGAAATTATGGTGCAACCTTTACGGGACTCCCGTGACCACTATGAAGAACTGAAAACGATTGACGACGCCATGACTGAGGTG GCACAGAAGAAAAAGTCTGACAGTATGCCCCTGggaggaaagaaaaaataa
- the oafb gene encoding out at first protein homolog, whose product MSLLEFPRGFGMYARQNLSALLTILFLIFTLFVTVGICTDLKVLVRLSDGQITEETLEADSERDVITVEFKQGDGTLITVLADFKRHVKIFRALVLGEPERGQTQYQALCFITHLDPREFIPTESMARLRQKNSHVVRSADESRGPEQLSMDVAVNLTQAWQLSAHIRNVCGEAQQAYTSQADVTRWTGRGLQRSMFEVQPSDPDVPTPLACSVATGLWEPCLCSYRLSLEWYPCLLKYCRGRGPSPYKCGIRSCSKSFRFSFHTPHRQLCLWDEEA is encoded by the exons ATGAGTTTGCTGGAATTCCCCAGAGGTTTTGGAATGTACGCACGACAGAATTTGTCAGCCCTACTTACGATTTTGTTCCTTATTTTTACATTATTTGTAACGGTAGGTATTTGCACAGACCTTAAAGTATTAGTTCGTTTGAGTGATGGGCAAATTACAGAGGAAACTCTGGAGGCAGACAGTGAGAGGGATGTTATCACTGTGGAATTCAAGCAAGGAGATGGCACTCTCATAACAGTCTTGGCTGACTTTAAACGG CATGTGAAGATCTTCCGTGCCCTTGTTCTTGGGGAACCGGAGCGGGGCCAGACGCAGTACCAAGCCCTCTGCTTCATCACACACCTCGACCCTCGCGAGTTCATCCCCACTGAATCCATGGCCAGGCTCCGACAG AAAAACTCCCACGTGGTGCGCTCGGCCGACGAGAGCCGGGGGCCAGAGCAGCTCAGCATGGATGTGGCCGTCAACCTGACCCAGGCCTGGCAACTGAGCGCCCACATCCGCAACGTCTGTGGCGAGGCCCAGCAGGCCTACACCAGCCAGGCAGATGTGACCCGCTGGACTGGGAGAG GACTGCAGAGATCCATGTTTGAGGTCCAGCCCTCCGATCCAGACGTGCCCACTCCGCTGGCCTGCTCAGTGGCCACAGGCCTGTGGGAGCCCTGCCTGTGCTCGTACCGCCTGAGTCTGGAGTGGTACCCCTGCCTGCTCAAGTACTGCCGCGGCAGAGGCCCCAGCCCCTACAAGTGCGGCATCCGGAGCTGCAGCAAGAGCTTCCGTTTCAGCTTCCACACGCCACACAGACAGCTCTGCCTCTGGGACGAGGAGGCGTAG
- the LOC121708573 gene encoding high affinity cGMP-specific 3',5'-cyclic phosphodiesterase 9A isoform X2: protein MGSASSSYRPRALYLDVDGKMQKVIFSQHCSPYDIRELLCTSSNIARNTAISLVDPEGAMVSIYPTMPTNSPNCLYKVVPQATSQVGEKEDMFQNVLAQVAEQFSRAFRINELKAEVTNRLAMLEKRVELEGLKVLEIEKCKNDLRRLRDEMTSRGGGRMNCACKYNFSDDAKKLSPRRDVPSYPKYTLSQETIEALKKPTFDVWHWEHNEMLSCLEYMYHDLGLVKEFNMNPITLKRWLLSIQEHYRENPFHNFRHCFCVSQMMYGMIHLTNLLETLTMTDMCILMTAAVCHDLDHPGYNNTYQINAHTELAVRYNDISPLENHHCAVAFQILSLPECNIFSNTEPEAFKQIRQAIITLILATDMARHGEILDSFKKKVDNFDFTNEEHVKCLKMVLIKCCDISNEVRPTEVAEPWVDCLLEEYFMQSDREKSEGLPVAPFMDRDKVTKPTAQIGFIKFVLIPMFETVMKLFPQIEEIMVQPLRDSRDHYEELKTIDDAMTEVATHFFQTLS, encoded by the exons ATGGGCTCCGCTTCCTCATCATATCGTCCACGAGCTCTCTACCTTGACGTAGATGGCAAAATGCAGAAG GTGATTTTTAGTCAACATTGCAGCCCTTATGATATCAGAGAACTTCTTTGTACTTCATCAAACATTGCAAG GAACACAGCCATATCACTAGTTGATCCAGAAGGGGCCATGGTTTCTATCTATCCCACCATGCCAACCAACTCTCCCAA TTGTTTATATAAAGTAGTGCCACAGGCCACAAGTCAAGTCGGAG AGAAAGAAGATATGTTCCAGAACGTCTTGGCTCAGGTGGCAGAGCAATTCAGCAG GGCCTTCAGGATCAATGAACTGAAAGCAGAAGTCACAAACCGATTGGCCATGCTTGAGAAGAGAGTTGAGT TGGAAGGCCTAAAGGTGCTTGAGATTGAGAAATGCAAGAATGACCTCAGGAGGCTACGAGATGAAATGACTTCAAGGGGAGGGGGAAG AATGAATTGTGCCTGTAAATACAACTTCTCCGATGACGCCAAAAAACTGTCTCCCAGGCGTGACGTTCCGAGCTATCCAAAG TACACGCTATCTCAAGAGACTATTGAGGCTCTGAAGAAACCCACATTTGACGTCTGGCACTGGGAGCATAATGAG ATGCTAAGCTGTCTAGAGTACATGTACCATGACCTGGGGCTGGTGAAAGAGTTTAACATGAATCCAATCACACTGAAAAGATGGCTG CTGAGTATTCAGGAGCATTATCGTGAAAACCCCTTCCATAACTTCCGCCACTGTTTCTGCGTTAGCCAGATGATGTATGGAATGATTCATCTCACTAACCTTCTG GAAACACTCACAATGACAGACATGTGCATCCTCATGACAGCAGCAGTCTGCCATGATCTAGACCACCCAGGATACAATAACAC ATATCAGATCAATGCACACACTGAGCTGGCTGTGCGCTACAATGACATCTCCCCTCTGGAGAACCATCACTGTGCAGTGGCTTTCCAGATCCTCTCACTGCCCGAGTGCAACATATTTTCCAACACCGAGCCAGAGGCTTTCAAGCAGATACGACAG GCTATAATTACTCTCATATTGGCCACTGATATGGCGAGGCATGGGGAGATACTTGATTCGTTTAAAAAGAAAGTGGATAACTTTGATTTCACCAATGAGGAGCATGTCAAATGT CTGAAGATGGTTTTGATAAAGTGCTGTGACATCTCAAATGAAGTCAGGCCAACTGAAGTAGCTGAGCCATGGGTGGACTGTTTGCTTGAAGAATACTTTATGCAG agtgacagagagaaatcTGAAGGGCTTCCAGTTGCTCCCTTCATGGACCGGGACAAGGTGACCAAACCCACCGCGCAGATCGGTTTCATCAAGTTTGTCTTGATACCCATGTTCGAGACAGTCATGAAG CTCTTCCCTCAGATTGAGGAAATTATGGTGCAACCTTTACGGGACTCCCGTGACCACTATGAAGAACTGAAAACGATTGACGACGCCATGACTGAGGTGGCAACACATTTTTTCCAAACTCTCAGCTGA